Proteins from a genomic interval of Arachis hypogaea cultivar Tifrunner chromosome 10, arahy.Tifrunner.gnm2.J5K5, whole genome shotgun sequence:
- the LOC112714790 gene encoding uncharacterized protein, with amino-acid sequence MQMQTCFLVAVHSVLGFYHRFLRITLALMDFPSTIRFIAQASEVSCGFILLGYVSRIFNILGLILILFFTLKIYRISHPNSKALKHFPPYYPPPRSPPAPAPAPAPAPAPKIHHAVDADIPKPSSRKKSQMEDALDDKEDHVEDEVFDVMALRNLVKFERQRFSAACAEIENERIAAASAAEEAMAMILRLQNEKSAIEIQANQFRRMMDQKQDYDNEVIDNLRWSIVHHENQKSLLEEQLAIYREKLRQFLTDDEIDLLDGSDNPRGGFLDFAIEYDVDNADVDDPGSGPDNVYSENDDDHSRNAYSENNDHDEDHARNAFSEYDDHDEDDAGNASSENDVDAGNVSSENDVDAGEASSEADNDDDRHHA; translated from the coding sequence ATGCAGATGCAGACTTGCTTCTTGGTTGCAGTTCACTCCGTTCTTGGCTTCTACCACCGCTTTCTCCGAATTACCCTCGCACTCATGGATTTCCCTTCCACAATCCGATTCATCGCTCAGGCCAGCGAGGTCAGTTGCGGTTTCATCCTCCTCGGTTACGTTTCTAGAATCTTCAACATCCTTGGTCTCATCTTGATCCTCTTCTTCACCCTCAAGATCTACCGCATCTCTCATCCCAACTCCAAGGCTCTCAAGCATTTCCCTCCGTACTATCCACCACCCAGATCTCCTCCCGCTCCCGCTCCCGCCCCCGCCCCCGCCCCCGCCCCTAAGATTCATCACGCTGTCGACGCTGACATCCCCAAACCCTCGTCCCGGAAGAAGTCTCAGATGGAGGACGCTCTCGATGACAAGGAGGACCACGTTGAAGACGAGGTGTTCGACGTAATGGCGCTGAGAAATCTCGTCAAGTTTGAGAGGCAGAGGTTCAGTGCTGCCTGTGCTGAGATCGAGAATGAGAGGATTGCGGCTGCCTCCGCTGCTGAGGAGGCCATGGCCATGATCCTCAGGCTGCAGAATGAGAAGAGCGCCATTGAGATTCAGGCCAATCAGTTTCGGAGGATGATGGATCAGAAACAGGACTATGATAATGAGGTCATTGATAACTTGAGATGGTCCATTGTCCATCATGAGAATCAGAAGTCTTTGTTGGAGGAGCAGTTGGCCATTTACAGGGAGAAGCTCAGGCAGTTCTTGACTGATGATGAGATTGACCTGCTTGATGGCTCTGATAACCCTAGAGGTGGATTCTTGGATTTTGCTATTGAGTACGATGTTGATAATGCTGATGTTGATGATCCTGGTTCGGGGCCTGATAATGTTTATTCAGAAAATGATGATGATCATTCCCGTAATGCTTATTCAGAAAATAATGATCATGATGAGGATCATGCCCGTAATGCTTTTTCAGAATATGATGATCATGATGAGGATGATGCTGGTAATGCTTCTTCAGAAAATGATGTTGATGCCGGTAATGTTTCTTCAGAAAATGATGTTGATGCTGGtgaagcttcttcagaagctgatAATGATGACGATCGTCATCATGCTTGA